GTCAGGATGAACATAGGATTAACGGCTCAAGGTTTGGCGGCTGGCTTTTTTTCACCGCGCACCGAGAGCGCGATGCGCTCTGCGGTACCGATAGGGATTTCACCGACGACCGTGACCATCATTTCGCCGTCCACCGTATTCAGGCGGCGGGACACGGCAACCGTGGGGCCCAATTGGGTACGGGTTTCCGTAACGCTCGCATCGCTGATCGGCTCAAGGAATACCGAGAAACGCGCCAGCCCGTCTTCATACATCAGGCTGTCGACCGTAGCTTTCGTCTGGGTATCCTGACGAGCACTGGTATTGGTCAGCTGAAAACCGGGCGGCAGCCACTCTAAATGCCAAGTCTCGGTAGACGCCACTTCCGGCGCGCCGCTCTTGACGGCAGCAATAGGCGTGCATTCGCTGCTGGGCTGCAAGTCACGGTCATCCGGCGCGGCTGAAGTATTCAAACGCGTGAACTGGAAACGCTCCAGCAATTGCCCTTGATCATTAAGCAACAGTGACTTGAGTGGCAAAGCAGTTTCGCGATCCAGATGCAATTCAAAACCATAGCGGTATTGATCACGCGGGGTGATCGACACGATCACCGCATTACGACCGGCCACGCGGGATTTGCCGATGACGGCCAGTTCATAGAATTCATTGAGTTTTTGCGGGTCCAGCGCACGTGACGGTGCATCACGGGAATTGCCAAGGCCGGCGACGAGGGTGCCGCTGACGCATTGAGTATGACCATCTACCCGCACGACTTCCTGGGCCGAACCGTCGAGCTGCAAAAGCCGCTCGCGAACCTGGCCATCCTGGACGCGATGCCAGATGTCATGGGTAGAAAAACTGCCGTTACGTTCGTAGACGAACGTACCTTGAAAAGCTTTGCTGTTGCTCTGCACGCCCAAGTCGAGTCAGCCAGTCTTGGGCTTCATCGGCGTGGGCGGGTAGTGCAAACCAACCACTGAGCAAAAGCGTAAGGAGCGGTATGGCGCGCATAGAGCTCCTTACGTATCAGCGGTTTTCCAGGCTTGCGGCACGAGCATAAGGCAGAGCACTTTCAGTACCTTTCAGAGCTGATTCCTGTGCGTGCTGGCGCAGGTAGCCTGGAAGACGCTGGTCCTGCCAACCGGATTGCCCTTGCAGTACACCATTGGCCATCGGGCCGGTGCTGTCAGAACTTTCCTTGTAGCCGGCCAATACCGCTGGGCCTTTGACCTGAGGTCCAGCCATCACCGGCTGTTGGGTCTGTTGGGCCAGTTCGGCACCAGCGATTTCATCCTGGTTGTACAGGCGAACACCGGCCAACACTGCAACAGTCACCGAGGCAGCAACTGCCAAGCGACCCAGGCTACGCCATGGACCACGTGCAGCTTTTGCCGGAACGGCTTCATCAGCCAGCGCAGCAGAAACGGCCGCAGCAATATCCAGACGAGGGATTAGAAGATCCTTGTGCATCACCGCCCGAGCGACTTGGTAACGAGACCAGGTATCACGGGTTTCGGCATCAT
The Pseudomonas poae DNA segment above includes these coding regions:
- a CDS encoding RNA polymerase subunit sigma, which codes for MSRDALQESLSAVMDNEADELELRRVLNAFDDAETRDTWSRYQVARAVMHKDLLIPRLDIAAAVSAALADEAVPAKAARGPWRSLGRLAVAASVTVAVLAGVRLYNQDEIAGAELAQQTQQPVMAGPQVKGPAVLAGYKESSDSTGPMANGVLQGQSGWQDQRLPGYLRQHAQESALKGTESALPYARAASLENR